A single genomic interval of Cucumis sativus cultivar 9930 chromosome 5, Cucumber_9930_V3, whole genome shotgun sequence harbors:
- the LOC101217834 gene encoding pectate lyase: MAASSSSSSSLYFLLLLLSLSFFLSMTAPLPSNSSLPFVHQHPHLVVEEVQRSINGSRRNLGYLSCGTGNPIDDCWRCDSNWETNRKRLADCAIGFGKNAIGGKNGRFYVVTDSGNDDPLNPRPGTLRHAVIQNEPLWIIFKRDMVIKLAQELVMNSFKTIDGRGASVHLAGGPCIKIHYATNIIIHGIHIHDCKRGGNANIRDSPQHAGWWTASDGDGVSILGGKQIWIDHCSLSNCNDGLIDAIHGSTAITISNNYMTHHDKVMLLGHSDSFTQDKNMQVTIAFNHFGEGLVQRMPRCRHGYFHVVNNDYTHWEMYAIGGSASPTIYSQGNRFVAPYNRFRKEVTKHEDAPESEWRHWNWRSEGDLLLNGAYFRQSGAGASSSYARAYSLSARPSSLVGDITITAGALNCRRGSRC; the protein is encoded by the exons ATGGcggcttcttcttcttcttcttcttccctttacTTTTTGTTGcttcttttatctctttctttcttcttgtctATGACTGCTCCACTACCTTCCAATTCCTCCTTACCTTTTGTTCATCAACATCCTCATCTCGTCGTTGAAGAAGTtcaaag GAGCATAAATGGATCAAGAAGAAACTTGGGGTATTTATCATGTGGAACAGGAAACCCAATAGACGATTGTTGGAGATGCGATTCCAATTGGGAAACAAACCGTAAACGCTTAGCCGATTGCGCCATCGGCTTCGGCAAAAACGCAATCGGCGGCAAAAACGGCCGTTTCTACGTAGTCACTGACTCCGGGAACGACGACCCACTTAACCCCCGTCCGGGCACCCTCCGCCACGCCGTCATCCAAAACGAACCCTTATGGATCATCTTCAAGCGCGACATGGTAATCAAACTCGCCCAAGAGCTGGTCATGAACTCCTTCAAAACCATCGACGGACGTGGCGCCAGCGTCCACCTGGCAGGTGGCCCTTGTATTAAAATCCACTACGCGACGAATATAATCATCCACGGCATCCATATTCACGATTGCAAGAGAGGTGGGAATGCTAACATACGAGACTCCCCACAGCATGCTGGCTGGTGGACTGCATCTGACGGTGATGGTGTCTCCATTTTAGGTGGTAAACAAATCTGGATCGATCATTGCTCTTTGTCTAATTGTAATGATGGGTTGATTGACGCCATTCATGGATCAACGGCTATTACTATATCCAATAACTATATGACACATCATGATAAGGTTATGTTATTGGGACATAGTGATTCTTTCACCCAAGATAAAAACATGCAAGTTACTATTGCTTTTAACCATTTTGGTGAAGGACTTGTCCAACGAATGCCAAg ATGTAGACATGGATATTTCCATGTAGTGAACAACGATTACACTCATTGGGAAATGTATGCCATCGGAGGGAGTGCTTCACCCACGATATACAGCCAAGGCAATAGATTCGTGGCGCCTTATAATCGGTTTCGAAAGGAGGTAACAAAGCACGAGGACGCACCCGAGAGCGAGTGGCGCCATTGGAACTGGCGTTCTGAGGGTGACTTGTTGTTGAATGGCGCCTATTTTCGCCAATCAGGCGCTGGTGCCTCCTCTAGCTATGCACGAGCTTATAGTCTCAGCGCTAGACCCTCATCTCTTGTTGGGGATATCACTATCACTGCAGGTGCTCTCAATTGCCGCAGGGGCTCTCGTTGCTAA
- the LOC105435690 gene encoding lysine-rich arabinogalactan protein 17, giving the protein MARQFALLALLFSAAVVGIVSAAEAPATSPASSPASSPASSPKAADVEPSDGAKTPAAAPSKSPAAAADAPIAATPSAAGAPKGAASAPSAKAGAPEADTPVAGGPASSPAGDESSSTVAPAGAPEADVSSPPSPTGPAAGPTSDAVADAPADSSADSPADTPSDSPANGGSLVKVSVAAVAGISGIVGLFVF; this is encoded by the coding sequence ATGGCCCGTCAATTCGCTCTCCTCGCCCTTCTCTTCTCCGCCGCCGTCGTCGGCATTGTCTCTGCCGCCGAAGCCCCCGCCACCTCCCCCGCCTCCTCCCCCGCCTCCTCCCCTGCTTCCTCCCCCAAGGCCGCTGACGTTGAACCCTCCGATGGCGCAAAAACTCCCGCAGCTGCTCCTTCCAAGTCTCCCGCCGCAGCCGCTGACGCCCCGATCGCTGCCACTCCTTCCGCCGCCGGTGCTCCCAAAGGAGCTGCTTCTGCCCCTTCAGCTAAGGCTGGAGCCCCTGAAGCTGACACCCCTGTTGCCGGTGGCCCTGCTTCTTCCCCTGCTGGCGATGAGTCTTCTTCCACTGTGGCCCCTGCTGGAGCCCCTGAAGCCGATGTGTCATCTCCACCTTCCCCAACTGGACCTGCTGCCGGACCTACAAGCGATGCGGTTGCTGATGCACCAGCTGATTCATCAGCTGATTCACCAGCTGATACACCCTCAGATTCTCCGGCCAATGGTGGTTCTTTGGTGAAAGTGTCTGTTGCGGCCGTTGCTGGGATTTCGGGCATTGTTGGATTGTTTGTGTTCTAA